The Pelistega ratti genome window below encodes:
- a CDS encoding DUF192 domain-containing protein — protein sequence MTRIALTDPLWEQLLIVLYKFNRMTIIMADSFWQRLRGLIGMPSLPKDKGMYFPRCKIVHTMFMRMPILVVFCNKKGQIIKLIPSVKPWSIAFCFKASGIYEFDARHYEALLQQKDLFSVQKDLQQAIFEYMHTLS from the coding sequence ATGACGAGAATAGCATTAACAGACCCACTTTGGGAACAACTTCTAATCGTTTTATATAAATTTAATCGCATGACAATAATAATGGCAGATAGTTTTTGGCAACGCTTGCGTGGATTAATAGGTATGCCATCTTTACCAAAGGATAAGGGAATGTATTTTCCACGGTGTAAGATAGTACATACAATGTTTATGCGTATGCCTATTTTAGTAGTGTTTTGTAATAAGAAAGGGCAGATTATTAAGCTAATACCCTCGGTGAAACCATGGTCAATTGCTTTTTGTTTTAAAGCAAGTGGTATTTATGAGTTTGATGCTCGACATTATGAGGCATTACTACAGCAAAAGGATTTATTTTCTGTTCAGAAGGACTTACAGCAAGCTATTTTTGAATATATGCATACATTATCGTAA
- a CDS encoding type II secretion system F family protein yields MWFGLSLLLTGISLCAIFYVILSPGLKTVQEKPTISLRRLAWVWPWVTVSSTVVMPFLSWTYQRKLQHNIELAGYKGDVSTKDIAGLQGLCSIVVGVLGVLSILNMINNYFGLLGVLLLSMVLGFQLPLVFLQRKARERKQSILKVFPFFLDMTTLCVESGLNLHGALLQASQALPDSPLRQELRHTLNDMRTGVNRMEALKGLSQRIGLNEVKQWVSSLIQADKLGMSLGPVLRTQADQFRGERFLRAEKKAATAPVKMLFPLVLFIFPCTFIVIAFPLVSQISDIGFF; encoded by the coding sequence ATGTGGTTTGGTTTGAGTTTACTATTAACAGGTATTTCTTTATGTGCTATTTTTTATGTCATACTTAGTCCTGGCCTTAAAACAGTACAAGAAAAACCGACAATATCTTTAAGACGTTTAGCATGGGTTTGGCCGTGGGTAACCGTATCCAGTACAGTAGTTATGCCTTTTTTATCATGGACATATCAACGAAAATTACAACATAATATTGAGCTAGCTGGTTATAAGGGTGATGTTTCTACTAAGGATATAGCAGGGTTACAAGGCTTATGTAGTATTGTCGTAGGTGTTCTAGGTGTATTATCAATCTTGAATATGATTAATAATTATTTTGGGCTTCTGGGTGTTTTATTGCTTAGTATGGTATTGGGGTTTCAACTTCCTCTCGTATTTTTACAGCGAAAGGCACGAGAGAGAAAGCAATCTATTCTGAAAGTATTTCCCTTTTTCTTAGATATGACCACTCTATGTGTTGAGTCAGGCTTAAACTTACATGGTGCTTTATTACAAGCTTCTCAAGCATTACCTGATAGCCCTTTACGACAAGAGTTAAGGCATACTTTAAATGATATGCGTACAGGGGTAAATCGTATGGAAGCATTGAAAGGTTTATCTCAACGGATAGGTTTAAATGAAGTAAAACAATGGGTGAGTAGTTTAATACAGGCGGATAAGCTGGGGATGAGTTTAGGGCCAGTATTAAGAACACAAGCCGATCAATTTAGGGGAGAGCGTTTTTTACGAGCAGAAAAGAAAGCTGCCACTGCCCCTGTCAAAATGTTATTTCCATTGGTACTATTTATTTTTCCATGTACATTTATTGTGATTGCTTTTCCCTTGGTATCACAAATCTCAGATATTGGTTTCTTTTAA
- a CDS encoding type II secretion system F family protein, which translates to MILTFILMSVCLSLLSFLFIKMFNIALKRYEAHFKGQAKHNLTEIFLFLDPVQLWSAAFLCCLVCMMGVWFVTSHLFISLIVGGIFLFLPPFIFHRLKKQRLHRFEMQLPHMLTALSGALKAGSGVQSALKLVVQESEAPLSQEFGLMLREQRLGLSLEQALDNLLSRMPAESTQLVVASLKISAQTGGNLAEALERVAQTLRDIQQIRGKIDALTSQGRMQMKAMVGVPIVLMLVMNFGEVNTLSLFLSSQTGWLVLALIIFLEICGIFFIRRIINIDV; encoded by the coding sequence ATGATCTTGACATTTATATTGATGAGTGTTTGTTTAAGTCTGTTGTCTTTTCTATTTATAAAAATGTTTAATATTGCACTAAAACGGTATGAGGCACACTTTAAAGGGCAGGCAAAGCATAATTTAACAGAAATCTTTTTATTTTTAGATCCTGTGCAATTATGGAGTGCTGCATTTTTATGCTGTCTTGTGTGTATGATGGGTGTATGGTTTGTTACATCTCATCTTTTTATTTCATTAATAGTTGGTGGGATATTTTTATTTTTACCACCTTTTATATTTCATCGTCTGAAAAAACAACGATTACATCGGTTTGAAATGCAATTACCTCACATGCTAACGGCATTATCTGGTGCTTTAAAGGCTGGGTCTGGTGTTCAATCTGCTTTAAAGTTAGTGGTGCAAGAGTCAGAAGCTCCTTTATCACAAGAATTTGGACTAATGCTTAGGGAGCAACGATTAGGATTATCACTAGAGCAGGCATTGGATAATTTATTAAGTCGTATGCCAGCAGAATCTACTCAATTAGTGGTTGCTTCTCTAAAAATCTCAGCTCAAACGGGGGGAAATTTAGCTGAGGCACTAGAACGTGTCGCTCAAACATTACGTGATATTCAGCAAATTAGAGGAAAAATTGATGCTTTAACCAGTCAAGGACGTATGCAAATGAAAGCAATGGTAGGAGTACCGATTGTACTTATGCTTGTTATGAATTTTGGAGAAGTGAATACCTTATCACTTTTTCTCTCTAGTCAAACAGGGTGGTTAGTATTGGCATTGATTATATTTTTAGAAATATGCGGTATCTTTTTTATTCGCCGTATTATTAATATTGATGTGTAG
- a CDS encoding ATPase, T2SS/T4P/T4SS family yields the protein MQVEIRFEDGTVQYENICFPYHIGRTKEMQLVIRSWRIGKHHASIIMKEGEVFIEDFGSLAGTLLNGERIHLGGPLKVGDEIIMGPCLMIIKSIHDPISIPVETAPLLSTDELQEHHNVNQTVKEDCLRERELYHRQRLHALLLEALDLRRRDIASMSDQVLRAEVDSLLRKIIDDDTEIGLSFDKEVLRQQVLDEAVGLGPLEPLLKDATVTEIMVNRFDEIYVEKKGLLEKTDTIFSSEKAVIGVIDRIVAPIGRRIDESSPMVDARLLDGSRVNAVIPPIAIKGASITIRKFAQHRPKMQELIQLDSLDEAMATFLNLCVKHRMNMIVSGGTGSGKTTLLNILSNCIPENERLVTIEDAAELKLNHAHLVCLEARPANVEGKGMVSIRDLVRNALRMRPDRIIVGECRGAEAFDTLVAMNTGHAGSLTTLHANSTRDALSRLETMIMMANMDLPLSAIREHIASSIHFIVQQTRLSNGRRVIASIAEVDGLESGVIKTQELFHYDRKGAFVGRGIMPHHFEVLKQSGIEQISPELFNQYTPIKQATTAML from the coding sequence ATGCAAGTTGAAATTCGTTTTGAAGATGGTACTGTTCAGTATGAAAATATTTGTTTTCCTTATCATATTGGACGTACGAAAGAAATGCAATTGGTGATACGTTCTTGGCGGATTGGTAAACATCATGCCAGTATAATAATGAAAGAGGGAGAGGTTTTTATTGAGGATTTTGGTTCTCTTGCCGGCACTTTATTAAATGGTGAACGTATCCATTTAGGAGGCCCTTTAAAAGTAGGTGATGAAATTATTATGGGACCATGTCTTATGATAATTAAATCTATCCATGATCCTATTTCTATACCCGTAGAAACAGCACCATTACTATCTACCGATGAACTTCAAGAACATCATAACGTTAATCAAACAGTTAAAGAAGATTGCTTACGAGAGCGAGAGCTTTATCATCGACAACGATTACATGCTTTATTGTTAGAGGCTTTAGATTTACGCCGCCGAGATATTGCGAGCATGAGTGATCAGGTGTTACGTGCAGAAGTAGATAGTTTATTACGAAAAATTATTGATGATGATACCGAAATTGGACTTAGTTTTGATAAAGAAGTATTACGGCAACAGGTGCTTGATGAAGCGGTAGGATTAGGACCTTTAGAACCTTTACTTAAAGATGCTACTGTAACAGAGATTATGGTTAATCGGTTTGATGAAATCTATGTAGAGAAAAAAGGACTATTAGAAAAAACAGATACTATCTTTAGTAGTGAAAAAGCAGTGATTGGTGTGATTGATAGGATAGTTGCACCGATAGGAAGACGTATTGATGAAAGTTCCCCTATGGTAGATGCGCGTTTATTAGATGGTTCTCGAGTGAATGCGGTTATTCCACCGATTGCTATTAAGGGAGCAAGTATCACGATTCGTAAGTTTGCTCAGCATAGACCGAAAATGCAGGAGCTTATCCAGTTGGATTCTTTAGATGAAGCAATGGCAACATTTCTTAATTTATGTGTAAAACATCGGATGAATATGATTGTTTCAGGAGGAACAGGTTCAGGAAAAACAACATTATTAAATATTTTGTCAAACTGTATTCCAGAAAATGAACGATTAGTCACGATAGAAGATGCAGCTGAATTAAAACTTAATCATGCTCATCTTGTTTGCTTAGAGGCAAGACCTGCCAATGTAGAGGGCAAAGGAATGGTTTCAATACGTGATCTTGTACGAAATGCATTACGTATGCGACCTGATCGTATTATTGTGGGAGAGTGTCGAGGGGCAGAAGCTTTTGATACCTTAGTGGCAATGAATACGGGTCATGCGGGATCATTAACAACCTTACATGCGAATTCAACGAGAGATGCATTATCACGACTAGAAACAATGATTATGATGGCAAATATGGATTTACCGTTATCGGCTATTCGGGAGCATATTGCGAGTAGTATTCATTTTATTGTACAGCAAACACGTTTATCCAATGGTCGGCGAGTTATTGCTTCTATTGCTGAAGTAGATGGGTTAGAAAGTGGGGTAATTAAAACGCAGGAGCTGTTCCATTATGATCGTAAGGGTGCGTTTGTAGGGCGAGGTATTATGCCTCATCACTTTGAGGTATTAAAGCAAAGTGGAATAGAGCAAATTTCCCCAGAGCTTTTTAATCAATATACCCCTATAAAACAAGCGACTACTGCTATGCTTTAA
- a CDS encoding type II and III secretion system protein family protein, producing the protein MMNRKLIPVLMSFSLLLSHTVAWGQTKLSMQMGEIKVVPIEKIARVAVGDSKIVNANTDDDKEIVIFAREEGQTTLEVWDEAGQRTSFMIDVRSAKEREVKEDIRRMLNRIPHVKATIVGEKIIVEGDRLTDADREKVQKLASHYPQIVDMTSQIGWDEMVMLDVQVLELPRNYVQELGVKWANTTQGGFQIGGLLETKNTALLARPGESFVNAALGSRVGYAGLNAVLSSSIQALTIQGRAVVLAQPQLMARSGATAEFLAGGEVPYSVVDANGNAQTVFKPYGVSLFITPRIEKNGTIRSKIHVEVSSVDSSLSLNGGPALKTRRTATEFNVRSGEPLVLSGFISRDQMQGMEKMPGMGDVPILGELFRSRKFQQNETELVIIVRPVVVSSDNPQMQTRIQRTKAVIDSSFEESAIINVDILPQHLQLTIDQKVSIPPINGIPFSSIKTPTISKKGKS; encoded by the coding sequence ATGATGAATCGTAAATTAATACCTGTATTAATGAGTTTTAGCTTACTTTTATCCCATACAGTCGCATGGGGGCAAACAAAATTATCTATGCAAATGGGAGAGATTAAAGTTGTCCCAATTGAAAAAATAGCAAGGGTTGCAGTAGGCGATAGCAAAATTGTAAATGCGAATACAGATGATGATAAGGAAATTGTCATTTTTGCCCGGGAAGAGGGGCAGACAACCTTAGAAGTATGGGATGAAGCAGGGCAACGTACTAGTTTTATGATTGATGTGCGTTCAGCAAAAGAGCGAGAAGTCAAAGAAGATATTCGGCGAATGCTTAACCGTATTCCCCATGTAAAGGCTACTATTGTAGGTGAAAAAATAATTGTAGAAGGGGATAGACTAACAGACGCAGATCGTGAAAAAGTACAAAAACTGGCAAGTCATTATCCACAAATTGTTGATATGACAAGCCAAATAGGCTGGGATGAGATGGTGATGCTTGATGTGCAGGTGCTTGAATTACCCCGTAATTATGTACAAGAGCTTGGTGTTAAATGGGCAAATACCACTCAAGGTGGCTTTCAGATTGGGGGATTATTAGAGACAAAAAATACAGCTTTATTAGCACGTCCTGGGGAATCTTTTGTCAATGCAGCCTTAGGTTCTAGGGTAGGTTATGCAGGATTAAATGCAGTTTTAAGTTCTTCTATACAGGCACTAACGATACAAGGAAGAGCAGTCGTATTAGCACAACCCCAGTTAATGGCAAGAAGTGGTGCAACGGCTGAATTTTTAGCGGGTGGGGAAGTTCCTTATTCTGTTGTTGATGCAAATGGTAATGCTCAAACTGTTTTTAAACCTTATGGGGTGAGTTTATTTATTACCCCTCGCATTGAAAAGAATGGCACTATTCGCTCTAAAATCCATGTGGAAGTCAGTTCAGTTGATAGTTCTTTAAGTTTAAATGGAGGGCCTGCCTTAAAAACCAGAAGAACAGCAACAGAATTTAATGTTCGATCAGGAGAGCCATTAGTATTGTCGGGATTTATTTCGCGTGACCAAATGCAGGGTATGGAAAAAATGCCAGGTATGGGGGATGTTCCTATCTTAGGAGAATTATTCCGTTCAAGAAAATTTCAGCAAAATGAAACAGAGCTTGTCATTATTGTAAGACCTGTTGTGGTTTCTTCAGATAATCCTCAAATGCAAACACGCATTCAACGGACAAAAGCAGTTATTGATAGTAGTTTTGAAGAGAGTGCAATCATTAATGTGGATATTTTACCTCAACATTTACAGCTAACTATAGATCAAAAAGTGAGTATTCCACCCATTAATGGTATTCCTTTTTCCTCAATAAAAACACCGACTATCTCTAAAAAGGGGAAATCATAA
- the cpaB gene encoding Flp pilus assembly protein CpaB, translating to MRIKLNRKTIILIGLAVAAGIFAAFSAQQYIHERIQEIEDKSKVEMVSRIVAAYDLPVGTKIESTHVAVREIPREWVLSGSLTPEDFIHIEGQVITVALKRGDPLLWANTATVSKRPFSEKINIGRRAITMPVDSINSVSGMLVPGDLIDLYVSFEYRQRQITAPLLQGVLVMATGKQSRHNEEGEENTFSTVTLDTAPEEAAKLVAARQAGTITALLRNPTDDKSSHKAVRGDLATILGIATPPPTIKKKPAVVYGDQGHRKLPNLAVNKEKGEQKVNQERGMIDIPGQENIVSAWINSLPTPSAEQMKAFE from the coding sequence ATGCGTATTAAATTGAATAGAAAAACAATTATTCTGATTGGTTTAGCTGTTGCTGCAGGGATATTTGCCGCCTTTTCTGCACAACAATATATACATGAACGTATTCAAGAGATAGAGGATAAGTCAAAAGTAGAGATGGTATCTCGTATCGTTGCTGCTTATGATTTACCTGTAGGGACAAAAATAGAATCTACTCATGTAGCAGTAAGAGAAATACCACGAGAATGGGTGTTAAGTGGTAGCTTAACACCAGAAGATTTTATCCATATTGAAGGGCAAGTGATTACGGTAGCCTTAAAAAGAGGAGATCCTTTATTATGGGCAAATACTGCAACAGTAAGTAAACGACCCTTTTCTGAAAAGATTAATATAGGTCGCCGGGCGATTACGATGCCTGTTGATAGTATTAATTCTGTGTCAGGAATGTTAGTACCAGGTGATTTAATTGATTTGTATGTATCATTTGAATATCGGCAACGTCAAATAACAGCACCCTTATTACAAGGGGTTTTAGTGATGGCAACAGGTAAGCAAAGTCGTCATAATGAAGAGGGAGAGGAAAACACTTTTTCTACCGTAACACTAGATACCGCACCAGAAGAAGCCGCTAAATTAGTCGCGGCTAGACAGGCGGGTACAATTACGGCTTTACTTCGTAATCCGACAGATGATAAATCTTCTCATAAAGCAGTCAGAGGGGATTTAGCAACTATCCTAGGGATTGCAACACCACCACCGACAATCAAGAAAAAACCAGCCGTTGTCTATGGTGATCAAGGTCATAGAAAGTTACCTAATTTAGCGGTTAATAAAGAAAAAGGTGAACAGAAAGTCAATCAGGAAAGAGGAATGATTGATATTCCTGGACAAGAAAATATTGTCAGTGCTTGGATTAATTCTTTGCCAACACCATCCGCAGAACAGATGAAAGCATTTGAATAA
- a CDS encoding pilus assembly protein, with protein sequence MLNQEDIKQKFFLGKTHQWRDRQHHRIVNAEDVEIQSNQTEQLGDDRQAGMQVGQAKALREGWQLQDKGIVRVDVTVQPRYTQIGKASTALGLYLGFFDQQTIRLQRHLSILQDAGHSDSDTTAHKRTGESALAWHDVAKSSYALGEHIQRYAEPVDAGFNRAKPVFDWLLPWTGKLPKHHLKERP encoded by the coding sequence ATGTTAAATCAAGAAGATATAAAACAGAAATTTTTTCTGGGGAAAACACACCAATGGCGAGATAGGCAACATCATCGCATAGTAAATGCGGAGGATGTTGAGATACAGTCGAATCAAACCGAACAATTGGGTGATGATAGGCAAGCGGGTATGCAGGTAGGGCAAGCGAAAGCACTAAGAGAGGGTTGGCAGTTACAGGATAAAGGTATAGTCCGAGTAGATGTAACCGTTCAACCACGTTATACCCAAATAGGCAAAGCCTCTACTGCACTGGGATTATATTTAGGATTTTTTGACCAACAAACTATACGACTTCAACGTCATCTGTCAATTTTACAAGATGCAGGGCATTCAGATTCAGACACGACAGCACATAAACGTACAGGAGAATCTGCTCTCGCATGGCATGATGTAGCGAAATCTTCTTATGCACTGGGTGAACATATTCAGCGTTATGCTGAACCTGTTGATGCTGGTTTTAATCGAGCTAAGCCAGTTTTTGATTGGTTATTGCCTTGGACGGGTAAATTACCTAAGCATCATTTAAAAGAAAGGCCTTGA